One region of Equus caballus isolate H_3958 breed thoroughbred chromosome 23, TB-T2T, whole genome shotgun sequence genomic DNA includes:
- the LOC138920275 gene encoding spermatogenesis-associated protein 31D4-like: protein MEFSQWNVLSFLNSHIELFLSICSTFLDSDHNLTIVCGLCLLLLFLCFLVGIPSLPTFWKTKIYQKRQGRAKRRRKGGTSSGWRNYQREREEKRRLISILKRPLGRPLDTTRFRQLLCPDPSCEVCNSTTAEINRLLEDLEDDTASVSSMASTASGTESSFTLSSAFSEVPPGDLTPSPPPDPSPPPPSVLSPNPTTPLAGFLSPSPPGHSMPPEPSPPLESKFPADHCPPQPLALPPLPPHDTQATGPILQPETTLSLNTIFSLDRTLSQDINPSPNLSQIINPTDSLACHHTPPSLSVSPPTDHPLTVARSKSVSILLKSVPENSSPDSPGGLSTYVPTIRGTDHSSLSISELSWWQACAKDLFLAPSTLAPCAFNREFLALHSSESSLERHPTANLIERGNLSFLSPHVLALLERQVRKRSDFLMWREKEKEKGSFPKKLRPDYPLNPSRKMLESNADECDSAFSLPFWSSAGKPKELHMHGQPPYPKILEDHLQEKCTQLFWGLPSLHSESLPSAIRDSSDCTTIFLFNTISNASMGQESPVPLHRPPPSLPEIQPQPLPQTLPQSQPLPLTQVKSQAHLKSSLPILPSGPLPQRRICGVCHHRPRDESESLTSSEIQQLEWKVLQKQQESLWGSPSVVQRSQEEFCPSAPNFPYHQASQAHASISTLPVEFPLSDELRKKLEHHLRKRLIQHRWGLPRRIRECLSLMMPPRDFSEIAKSESNRGLSRISVNKDLNVGLSQSKSFHDRGSELLQGEKEMGKDQGHSPENGPKAHLLSDPESSSDKDPAYDSEKDLNSHVASLSGKNSRALEESLDQKQLENVLKAHLSKKFEEISEARLPGTVRSSWHASKQTLLLSDKSRTQITQRSLPPSVGGDSSLNTFQELCFIDSSAQQMMETHIKSFRLTMEWGLPCRVTGALELLLTKRSHVPPKAHFLPDEV from the exons atggagttcagtcaatggaatgttctctcatttctgaatagccatattgagttgtttttgagcatctgctcaacattcttagatagcgaccacaacctcaccatcgtgtgtgggttgtgcttgcttcttctgttcctgtgcttcctggtggggattccatctttaccaaccttctggaaaaccaaaatctaccaaaag cgtcagggcagagccaagaggagaagaaaaggtggaacatcaagtg gttggagaaattaccagagggaaagagaggagaaaaggaggctaatttctattctgaaaag gcccctaggccggcctctcgataccacccgctttcgtcaactattatgcccagacccctcctgtgaggtgtgtaatagcacaactgctgagatcaatcggctcctggaggacctggaagatgataccgcctctgtgtcctctatggcttccacagcttctgggactgagtcatcattcactctgtcctctgccttctcagaagtccctccaggagacctaacaccatcccctccacctgacccttccccaccgcccccctccgttctctcacctaacccgACGACACCCTTAGCTggctttctttcaccctcaccaccgggtcactctatgccaccagagccttctcctcccttggagtccaaattcccagcagaccattgcccaccccaaccccttgcccttccccctctcccaccacatgacacccaggcaacgggtcctattctccaaccagagaccactctgtctctgaatacgatcttctctcttgaccgcaccctttcccaagatattaacccctcaccaaatttgtcccagataatcaatcccactgattcactggcttgtcatcacacaccaccaagcctgtctgtctcaccaccgacagaccaccctttaactgtggctcgatctaaatcggtttccatcttactgaagtctgttccagagaactcatctccagatagccctggcgggttgtccacttatgtcccaacaatcagaggcactgaccattcaagcctgtcaatttcagaattatcctggtggcaagcttgtgccaaagacttgttcttagcaccttccaccttggcaccatgtgcttttaatcgagagtttcttgctctccattcttcagagtcctctctggagagacaccctacagctaaccttatagagcgtggtaacctctcatttctcagccctcatgtcctggcactcctggagagacaagtccgaaagaggagtgatttcctgatgtggagggaaaaggagaaggagaagggttcttttccaaaaaaacttaggCCAGACTACCCACTAAATCCTTCGCGGAAAATGctagagtcaaatgctgatgagtgtgactcagcattctcccttcctttttggagcagtgcaggcaaaccaaaggagctgcacatgcatgggcagcccccatatcctaaaatcttggaggaccatttacaggaaaaatgtacgcagctcttctggggtctcccatctctgcacagcgagtccttgccctctgctatccgtgactcaagtgactgcaccacaatcttccttttcaataccatctcaaatgcctccatgggccaagaatccccggtacctctccatcgcccacctccatccttgcctgagatccagccccaacccttgcctcaaaccctgccccaatcccagcccctacctctcactcaggtcaagtcccaggcccaccttaaatcctcactcccaatcctaccatctggtcctctaccccagagaaggatctgtggagtgtgtcaccatagaccccgggatgaatcagagtctctcacctcatctgaaattcaacaactggaatggaaagtgttgcagaagcaacaggaaagtttgtggggttcgccctctgtagtccaaagatctcaggaggAATTTTGTCCTTCAGCTCCCAACTTcccttaccatcaggcctcccaggcccatgcctccatctccacccttcccgtagagtttcctctcagtgatgagctgaggaagaaactggaacatcaccttcgaaagaggctcatccaacaccggtggggcctgccccgcaggatccgtgagtgtctgtcactgatgatgcctccaagagatttctcagagatagctaagtcagagagcaatcgtggactctcacggatctcggtgaacaaagatctaaatgttggattgagccaatccaaaagcttccatgacaggggttcagaactgcttcagggagagaaggagatggggaaggatcaggggcatagcccagagaacggcccaaaagctcacctgttgagtgacccagagagctcttcagataaggatccggcatatgactctgagaaagacctaaatagtcacgtggcaagtctgtcagggaaaaattcaagggccttggaggaaagtctagatcagaaacaacttgaaaatgtcctcaaagcacatttgagcaagaagtttgaggaaatcagtgaggctcggctccctgggacggtgcgcagttcatggcatgctagcaagcagacattgctgctttctgacaaatcccgcacccaaataacacagaggagtctgccaccttcagtgggtggggactcctccctgaataccttccaggagctttgcttcattgattccagtgcccaacagatgatggaaacccatattaaaagctttcgtCTGACgatggagtggggccttccctgcagg gtcaccggtgctctggagctcttgttgaccAAGAGAtctcacgtgcccccaaaagcccacttcctccctgatgaagtttga